From Leptotrichia wadei, one genomic window encodes:
- a CDS encoding TfoX/Sxy family protein, whose product MASSKEYLNFVLEQLSEVENVRYRAMMGEYILYYREKVIGGIYDDRFLVKAVKSAKELMPNALHEIPYEGAKEMLLVDDVENKEFLKNLFEAMYDELPVLKRKKKQ is encoded by the coding sequence ATGGCTTCAAGTAAAGAATATTTAAATTTTGTATTGGAACAGTTGTCGGAAGTGGAAAATGTTAGATATAGAGCGATGATGGGGGAATATATTCTTTATTATAGGGAAAAAGTTATTGGTGGGATTTATGATGACAGGTTTCTTGTAAAGGCTGTAAAATCGGCGAAAGAACTTATGCCGAATGCTTTACATGAAATTCCTTATGAAGGGGCAAAGGAAATGTTGCTTGTTGATGACGTTGAAAATAAAGAGTTTTTGAAGAATTTATTTGAAGCGATGTATGATGAACTTCCTGTTTTAAAGAGAAAAAAGAAACAATAG
- a CDS encoding deoxyribonuclease IV, with protein sequence MSKKEIFKIGSHVGMSGKDMLLGSVKEAVSYGSNTFMIYTGAPQNTRRKPIEELNIEAGLKLMKENNIDIDDIVVHAPYIINLGNAVKPETFEIAVQFLRTEIERTDAIGAKRIVLHPGAHVGEGAEVGINKIIEGLNEVLTKDQKTTVALETMAGKGTEIGRSFEEIAKIIDGVKLKDKLSVCFDTCHVHDAGYDIVNDFEGVIEQFDKIVGIDRISVIHLNDSKNPVGAHKDRHENIGFGYIGFEVLNKIAHFEKFSHLPKILETPYVALSDDKKAKKVPPYKFEIEMLRAGKFDEDVMEKIKNQ encoded by the coding sequence ATGTCAAAAAAAGAAATTTTTAAAATCGGATCACATGTGGGAATGAGTGGGAAAGATATGCTTTTGGGATCGGTTAAGGAAGCAGTTTCTTATGGATCGAATACTTTTATGATTTATACTGGAGCACCTCAGAATACACGGAGAAAGCCGATTGAAGAACTGAATATTGAAGCTGGGCTTAAACTTATGAAGGAGAATAATATTGATATTGATGATATTGTTGTGCATGCTCCTTATATAATTAATCTTGGGAATGCTGTAAAGCCTGAAACTTTTGAGATTGCGGTGCAGTTTTTGAGAACAGAGATTGAAAGAACAGATGCTATTGGGGCAAAAAGGATTGTTCTTCATCCAGGTGCTCACGTTGGAGAAGGTGCAGAAGTTGGAATTAATAAAATTATTGAAGGATTGAATGAAGTTTTGACAAAAGATCAGAAAACAACTGTGGCACTTGAGACGATGGCTGGGAAAGGTACGGAAATTGGGAGAAGTTTTGAGGAAATTGCGAAAATTATTGATGGTGTGAAATTGAAAGATAAGCTCAGTGTTTGTTTTGATACTTGCCATGTTCATGATGCTGGGTATGATATTGTGAATGATTTTGAAGGAGTTATTGAGCAGTTTGACAAGATTGTTGGAATTGACAGAATTTCAGTAATTCACTTGAATGATAGTAAAAATCCTGTTGGGGCACATAAAGACAGACATGAAAATATTGGTTTTGGATATATTGGATTTGAAGTGTTGAATAAAATTGCACATTTTGAGAAATTTTCTCATTTGCCTAAGATTTTGGAAACACCTTATGTGGCTTTGAGTGATGATAAGAAGGCTAAAAAAGTTCCGCCGTATAAATTTGAGATTGAAATGCTTAGAGCTGGGAAATTTGATGAAGATGTGATGGAGAAGATAAAAAATCAATAA
- a CDS encoding NAD(P)H-dependent oxidoreductase: protein MTKNEEILEVFNKRYACKKFSTEKRVSDEDLKTILESARLSPSSFGMEPWKFLLLRNEEMRNDFRQFAWGALNSLNGATEIVIILARKDITGDSEYFRDNWKNLKKVSDEAFEAVKDKFTKFQKEHLKLLENERTLFDWASKQTYIALGNMMTVAAYLGIDSCAIEGFNKEQLEKYLSDMGLLDLNVYGVSVMVSFGYRDEEQPKKIRRELKDVLEIIE, encoded by the coding sequence ATGACAAAAAATGAAGAAATATTGGAAGTATTTAATAAAAGATATGCTTGCAAAAAATTTAGTACAGAAAAAAGAGTGTCTGATGAAGATTTGAAGACAATTTTGGAAAGTGCGAGATTGTCACCGAGTTCATTTGGTATGGAGCCTTGGAAATTTTTACTTTTAAGAAATGAAGAAATGAGAAATGATTTTAGACAATTTGCTTGGGGAGCTTTGAATAGCTTGAATGGAGCAACTGAAATTGTGATAATTTTGGCAAGAAAAGATATTACTGGGGATAGTGAATATTTTAGAGATAATTGGAAAAACTTGAAGAAAGTTTCTGATGAAGCATTTGAAGCGGTGAAAGATAAATTTACGAAATTTCAGAAAGAACATTTAAAATTATTGGAAAATGAAAGAACACTTTTTGACTGGGCTTCAAAACAAACTTATATTGCACTTGGAAATATGATGACAGTTGCGGCTTATTTAGGAATTGACAGTTGTGCGATTGAAGGATTTAATAAAGAGCAATTGGAAAAATATTTATCGGATATGGGCCTTCTTGACTTGAATGTGTATGGAGTTTCTGTGATGGTAAGTTTTGGGTATAGGGATGAAGAACAACCTAAAAAGATAAGACGAGAGTTAAAAGATGTTTTGGAAATAATTGAATAA
- a CDS encoding AAA family ATPase has product MRKKTVPVGIEDFKELIQEGYYYIDKTLLIDEMLMNRSKVTLFTRPRRFGKTLNMSMLKYFFDVKDKEENKKLFENLKVSDSEYMSEQGKYPVIFISLKDLKGNTWEENFMLIKKHIKNLYMEFYDLKDKLNPIFKNDFEKIVMEKEDADWIYSLKNLSNYLYEYYRKSVIILIDEYDAPIINAFDKGYYNEAINFFQTFYSSALKTNNSLKYGVLTGITRIIKEGIFSGLNNLYVNTILSKDYSEYFGLLENEVIEMLEYFDMKYKNEEVREWYNGYIFGESKVYNPWSIVNYVREKEIKAYWANVSGNTLLENMLDHAGESVYDDLKRFTDGESIEKYISDGTTIKSLLNNDDEIWQLLLYSGYLTKDEKQKEIDVTSEYTDVYNLRIPNKEIRKYFGNMFLNRFFGTKVKTNTLIKALENGDIKKFEKTLGEIMINMLSHFDLDKEMEKIYQVFMIGLVGFLMGKYEIISNDESGYGRYDLAMIPIKSNEKAYLMEFKISKTKNEMEKRAQKALKQIDEKKYDTKLKARGIKNILKIGVAFYGKEVKVVFK; this is encoded by the coding sequence ATGAGAAAAAAAACTGTTCCTGTGGGAATTGAAGATTTTAAAGAGTTGATACAAGAAGGATATTATTATATAGATAAAACTTTACTAATAGATGAAATGTTAATGAACAGGTCGAAAGTTACATTATTTACAAGACCTCGACGATTTGGAAAAACGTTGAATATGTCAATGTTGAAATATTTTTTTGATGTAAAAGATAAAGAAGAAAATAAAAAGCTTTTTGAAAATTTGAAAGTATCTGATAGTGAATATATGAGTGAACAAGGGAAATATCCTGTAATTTTCATTTCACTGAAGGATTTAAAAGGAAATACTTGGGAAGAAAATTTTATGTTGATAAAAAAACATATAAAAAACTTATACATGGAATTTTATGATTTAAAAGATAAATTGAATCCTATTTTTAAAAATGATTTTGAAAAGATAGTTATGGAAAAAGAAGATGCTGACTGGATTTATTCTCTTAAAAACTTATCAAATTATTTGTACGAATATTATAGAAAAAGTGTAATAATTTTAATTGACGAATACGATGCTCCAATAATAAATGCTTTTGATAAAGGATATTACAATGAAGCGATAAATTTTTTTCAAACATTTTACAGTTCAGCACTAAAGACAAACAATTCCTTGAAATATGGTGTTTTAACAGGTATAACAAGGATTATAAAGGAAGGGATATTCTCTGGTTTAAACAATCTTTATGTGAATACGATTTTAAGCAAGGATTATTCGGAATATTTTGGACTTCTTGAAAATGAAGTAATTGAAATGCTTGAGTATTTTGACATGAAATACAAAAATGAAGAAGTTAGAGAATGGTATAACGGATATATTTTTGGAGAAAGTAAAGTGTACAATCCTTGGTCTATTGTAAATTATGTGAGAGAAAAAGAAATCAAGGCATATTGGGCAAATGTTTCAGGAAATACACTTCTAGAAAATATGCTTGATCATGCTGGGGAAAGTGTTTATGATGATTTAAAACGGTTTACTGATGGAGAAAGTATTGAAAAATATATTTCAGATGGAACGACAATAAAAAGTCTTTTAAATAATGATGATGAAATATGGCAATTACTTTTATATAGTGGATATTTGACAAAGGATGAAAAGCAGAAGGAAATAGATGTAACTTCAGAATATACAGATGTTTATAACTTGAGAATTCCAAATAAGGAAATACGAAAATATTTTGGGAATATGTTCTTAAATAGATTTTTTGGTACAAAAGTGAAAACTAATACTTTGATAAAAGCACTTGAAAATGGAGATATTAAAAAATTTGAAAAGACATTGGGAGAAATAATGATAAATATGCTGAGTCATTTTGACTTGGATAAGGAAATGGAGAAAATTTATCAGGTGTTTATGATAGGGCTTGTAGGATTTTTAATGGGGAAATATGAGATTATTTCAAATGATGAAAGTGGATATGGAAGATACGATCTTGCGATGATTCCAATAAAAAGTAATGAGAAGGCGTATCTCATGGAATTTAAAATATCAAAGACAAAAAATGAAATGGAAAAGAGAGCACAGAAAGCTTTGAAACAGATTGATGAGAAGAAATATGATACGAAATTGAAGGCGAGAGGGATAAAGAATATTTTGAAGATTGGGGTTGCGTTTTATGGGAAAGAAGTGAAGGTTGTTTTTAAATAG
- a CDS encoding Imm49 family immunity protein, with amino-acid sequence MSVVASKNKYEKGINLISSFLRKEEDFDKDELKYIENKKGDQFACMWTLSNDYNKFSSIDLVIEKNIKKHRLNCHIGGKLLILGCSRSNRLFTQASQMFEMLMSNNPDFIIFFKNNIDTIMPDDYDSKKNKYGYLKNDYGTFFLIRVILHAIRGDFEEVKKRCTAYLEKPLKDSYYKYGELHYEFLSALADKNIDEMKKAMDGMMEQKVARKFSNDNNPNYEFYLHVYVIIYAKIALYHGIDLEIDNEVAPKELIDNTPLESYEDPYDFMKDFDLATVTPKEWKEWKNSWNLNL; translated from the coding sequence ATGAGTGTAGTAGCAAGTAAAAATAAATATGAAAAAGGAATTAATTTAATTTCAAGTTTTTTAAGAAAGGAAGAAGATTTTGATAAAGATGAATTGAAATATATAGAAAATAAGAAAGGGGATCAATTTGCCTGTATGTGGACTCTATCTAATGATTATAATAAATTTTCTTCAATAGATTTAGTAATTGAAAAAAATATAAAAAAACACAGATTAAATTGCCATATAGGTGGAAAATTATTAATATTGGGTTGTAGTAGAAGTAATAGGCTGTTTACTCAGGCTTCTCAAATGTTTGAAATGTTGATGTCTAACAATCCAGATTTTATAATATTTTTTAAAAATAATATTGATACGATAATGCCTGATGATTATGATAGTAAAAAAAATAAATATGGTTATTTAAAAAATGATTATGGAACATTTTTCTTAATTCGTGTAATTCTTCATGCAATAAGAGGAGATTTTGAAGAAGTCAAAAAAAGATGTACTGCATATTTGGAAAAGCCATTGAAAGACAGTTATTATAAATATGGGGAATTGCATTATGAATTTTTAAGTGCTTTGGCAGATAAAAATATTGATGAAATGAAAAAAGCGATGGATGGGATGATGGAACAGAAAGTGGCAAGAAAATTTTCAAATGATAATAATCCAAACTATGAATTTTACTTGCATGTATATGTCATAATATATGCCAAAATAGCATTATATCACGGAATAGACTTGGAAATTGACAATGAAGTAGCACCAAAAGAATTAATAGACAACACACCGCTAGAAAGTTACGAAGATCCGTATGATTTTATGAAAGATTTTGATTTGGCAACAGTAACACCAAAAGAATGGAAAGAATGGAAAAATAGTTGGAATTTAAATTTATAA
- a CDS encoding IS3 family transposase, with the protein MKKFENLESLRTGMYEYIEIWYNNSKIHSKIGFTSPNEYEEGIRKGNEEIA; encoded by the coding sequence ATAAAAAAATTTGAAAATCTAGAAAGTTTAAGAACCGGAATGTACGAGTATATAGAAATATGGTATAATAACAGCAAGATACACAGTAAAATAGGATTTACAAGTCCGAATGAATACGAAGAAGGCATAAGGAAAGGAAATGAAGAAATTGCTTAA
- a CDS encoding AAA family ATPase encodes MRKKAVPVGIEDFERIINEDYYYVDKTLLIEELLINRAPVTLFTRPRRFGKTLNMSMLKYFFDVKNKEENKKLFENLKIYNSEYMSEQGKYPVIFISLKDLKGNTWEECLKRLKLFIFDLYAEFEYIREKMNEWDKRKFEKVLYEKEDADYIMSLKFLSDSLYKYYGEKVIILIDEYDAPIINAFDKGYYNEAINFFQTFYSSALKTNNSLKYGILTGITRIIKEGIFSGLNNLKVDTILNKKYSEYFGLLESEVIEMLDYFGMKYKIEEVKEWYNGYLFGESEVYNPWSIVNYIDNGEIKAYWANVSGNTLLENMLDHAGESVYDDLKRFTDGESIEKYISDGTTIKSLLSNDDEIWQLLLYSGYLTKAKNQEKESDSNIYNLKIPNKEIRKYFGNMFLNRFFGTEVKTNTLIKALENGDIKKFEKTLGEIMINMLSHFDLDKEMEKIYQVFMIGLVGFLMGKYEIISNDESGYGRYDLAMIPIKSNEKAYLMEFKISKTKKGMEERAQKALKQIDEKKYDTRLKARGIKNILKIGVAFYGKEVKVVFK; translated from the coding sequence ATGAGAAAAAAAGCTGTTCCTGTGGGAATTGAAGATTTTGAAAGAATAATAAATGAAGATTACTATTATGTAGATAAAACATTACTAATAGAGGAATTATTAATAAACAGGGCTCCTGTGACACTTTTTACAAGACCACGGAGATTTGGAAAAACGTTGAATATGTCGATGTTGAAATATTTTTTTGATGTAAAAAATAAAGAGGAAAATAAAAAACTTTTTGAAAATTTGAAAATATATAATAGTGAATATATGAGTGAACAGGGTAAATATCCTGTAATTTTTATTTCACTGAAGGATTTAAAAGGAAACACTTGGGAAGAATGTTTAAAAAGATTGAAGTTATTTATTTTTGATTTATATGCTGAATTTGAGTATATTAGAGAAAAAATGAATGAATGGGATAAAAGAAAATTTGAAAAAGTGCTTTATGAAAAAGAAGATGCAGACTACATAATGTCTTTAAAATTTTTGTCAGATAGCCTTTATAAGTATTATGGAGAAAAAGTCATAATTTTAATTGATGAATACGATGCTCCAATAATAAATGCTTTTGATAAAGGATACTACAATGAAGCGATAAACTTTTTTCAAACATTTTACAGTTCAGCATTAAAGACTAATAATTCATTGAAGTACGGCATCTTGACAGGGATAACAAGAATCATAAAAGAAGGGATATTTTCAGGTTTAAATAATTTAAAAGTAGATACGATATTGAATAAAAAATATTCAGAATATTTTGGACTTCTTGAAAGTGAGGTAATTGAAATGCTTGATTACTTTGGAATGAAATACAAAATTGAAGAAGTTAAAGAATGGTATAATGGATATTTATTTGGAGAAAGTGAAGTGTACAATCCATGGTCTATTGTAAATTATATTGACAATGGAGAAATCAAGGCATATTGGGCAAATGTTTCGGGGAATACGCTTTTAGAGAATATGCTTGATCATGCTGGGGAAAGTGTTTATGATGATTTAAAACGGTTTACTGATGGGGAAAGTATTGAAAAATATATTTCAGATGGAACAACAATAAAAAGTCTTTTAAGTAACGACGATGAGATATGGCAGTTACTTTTGTATAGCGGATATTTGACAAAAGCTAAAAATCAGGAAAAAGAATCCGATTCAAATATTTATAATTTAAAGATACCAAATAAAGAAATACGAAAATATTTTGGGAATATGTTCTTAAACAGATTTTTTGGAACAGAAGTGAAAACAAATACTTTGATAAAAGCACTTGAAAATGGAGATATTAAGAAATTTGAGAAGACATTGGGAGAAATAATGATAAATATGCTGAGTCATTTTGACTTGGATAAGGAAATGGAAAAAATATATCAAGTATTTATGATAGGACTTGTAGGATTTTTGATGGGGAAATATGAGATTATTTCAAATGATGAAAGCGGATATGGAAGATATGACCTTGCAATGATACCGATAAAAAGTAATGAGAAAGCATATCTTATGGAATTTAAAATATCGAAGACGAAAAAGGGGATGGAAGAGAGGGCACAGAAGGCGTTGAAACAGATTGATGAGAAGAAATATGATACGAGATTGAAGGCAAGAGGGATAAAGAATATTTTGAAGATTGGGGTTGCGTTTTATGGGAAAGAAGTGAAGGTGGTTTTTAAATAG
- a CDS encoding helicase, with translation MKKVERTIRLYRKVNVNETMEERHKKVMEGLSKLEAPLGLKDSKIPEVPDFGIEIRAYYRTKNSKTKGVSIEGVYRWRGLKYVTWDELLYEFKITYNLIDYKKIIYEDLPKVINIFDPYVADLYVAYNGAYEEGRTPETRTYGKSINPEFLKLKEKNCNIGMLGDVLFTLSPVMYFNEESYTKLIKIPKEELLERLKGKANEVQLLEKGIYIIFNDKADITYEEFVEMNNIFKPLLGLI, from the coding sequence ATGAAAAAAGTAGAAAGAACAATTCGTTTATACAGAAAAGTAAATGTAAATGAAACGATGGAAGAAAGGCATAAAAAAGTTATGGAAGGACTGTCAAAACTGGAAGCTCCTTTAGGCTTAAAAGACAGTAAGATCCCGGAAGTACCAGATTTTGGTATAGAAATAAGAGCCTATTACCGTACAAAAAATTCTAAAACTAAAGGAGTTTCAATAGAAGGTGTATATAGATGGAGAGGACTTAAATATGTAACTTGGGATGAGTTACTATATGAATTTAAGATAACATACAATCTGATAGACTATAAGAAAATAATATATGAAGATCTTCCAAAGGTGATAAATATTTTTGATCCTTATGTTGCTGATTTATATGTAGCTTATAATGGTGCTTATGAGGAAGGAAGAACTCCGGAAACAAGAACTTATGGAAAAAGTATAAATCCTGAATTTTTAAAACTGAAGGAGAAAAATTGTAACATAGGAATGCTGGGAGATGTATTATTTACACTATCCCCAGTGATGTATTTCAATGAAGAGAGTTACACTAAACTAATAAAAATACCTAAGGAAGAACTTTTAGAAAGACTCAAAGGGAAAGCGAATGAAGTTCAGTTACTTGAAAAGGGTATATACATTATCTTTAATGACAAGGCAGATATTACTTATGAAGAATTTGTGGAAATGAATAATATATTTAAACCGTTATTAGGATTAATCTAA
- a CDS encoding DUF6290 family protein — MPTLSLRMEKEDLELLKEYSNINNLNMSSFVRNLILDKIYDEITEEDEKRILRRWENSKSEKNASAEEVFKRLGL; from the coding sequence ATGCCTACATTATCATTGAGAATGGAAAAAGAAGATTTAGAACTTTTAAAAGAATATTCAAATATAAATAATCTTAATATGTCATCTTTTGTCCGTAATTTAATTTTAGACAAAATATATGATGAAATAACTGAAGAAGATGAAAAAAGAATATTAAGAAGATGGGAAAATTCAAAATCTGAAAAAAATGCTTCTGCTGAAGAAGTTTTTAAAAGGCTAGGATTATAA
- a CDS encoding type II toxin-antitoxin system RelE family toxin: MEKKFYEVKFTESAEKDLKKLIKSNKAIAKLLKKWISENLIGTQNPKQRGKALTGNLKGLWRYRVGSYRIVAEIKNDILLVLIIEISDRKETYKDKNRKTYKNGKIK, encoded by the coding sequence ATGGAAAAAAAATTTTATGAAGTAAAATTTACTGAATCTGCAGAAAAAGATCTAAAAAAATTAATTAAATCAAATAAAGCAATTGCTAAACTTCTTAAAAAATGGATTTCAGAAAATTTAATCGGTACACAAAATCCAAAGCAAAGAGGAAAAGCACTTACAGGAAATTTAAAAGGATTATGGAGATATCGAGTAGGCTCTTATAGAATCGTAGCTGAAATAAAAAATGATATTTTATTAGTATTAATTATAGAAATTTCAGATAGAAAAGAAACTTATAAAGATAAAAATAGAAAAACATACAAAAATGGAAAAATAAAATAA
- the gltX gene encoding glutamate--tRNA ligase, which produces MSNSDNKRVRVRIAPSPTGDPHVGTAYIGLFNYVFAKHNGGDFLLRIEDTDRTRFSEDSEQQIFDAMKWLGLNYDEGPDVGGDRGPYRQSERFEIYKEYAEKLVEKGEAYYCFCTPERLQKLRERQTAMKQAPGYDGHCRNLSKEEVEAKLAAGEPYTIRLKMPYEGETIVNDGLRGEIRFENSKIDDQVLLKSDGFPTYHLANIVDDHLMGITHVIRAEEWISSTPKHIQLYKAFGWDEPKWYHMPLLRNADKTKISKRKNPVSLNYYQEEGYLKEGLLNFLALMGWSFGENKEIFTIEEMIENFSFDKISLGGPVFDLVKLGWVNNHHMRLKDLDELTKLAIPYFVKAGYYADENLSDEEFSKLRRIVEISREGAHTLKELPEISSIYFEDEFELPIVEEGMNKKARKSVERLRNSLETEVGKKSIELFVEKINALNEEISEEEAKEILHGLQDELGEGPAAVLMPLRAVVTGKARGADLYTVIAIIGKERTLKRVQNTLKKIK; this is translated from the coding sequence ATGTCAAATAGTGATAACAAAAGAGTAAGAGTTAGAATAGCACCGTCTCCGACTGGAGATCCACATGTGGGAACTGCCTACATTGGACTTTTTAATTATGTATTTGCAAAACATAATGGTGGAGACTTTTTATTGAGAATTGAAGATACGGATAGAACTAGATTTTCTGAGGATTCGGAACAACAAATTTTTGATGCGATGAAATGGCTTGGACTTAATTATGATGAAGGTCCAGATGTTGGTGGGGATAGAGGCCCTTATAGACAGTCTGAAAGATTTGAAATATATAAAGAATATGCTGAAAAATTGGTAGAAAAAGGTGAGGCATATTACTGTTTTTGTACACCTGAAAGATTGCAAAAATTGAGAGAAAGACAAACTGCGATGAAACAAGCACCTGGATATGATGGTCATTGTAGAAATCTTTCTAAAGAAGAAGTTGAAGCTAAATTGGCTGCAGGAGAACCTTATACAATTAGATTGAAAATGCCTTATGAAGGGGAAACGATTGTAAATGATGGTTTAAGAGGAGAAATTAGATTTGAGAATAGTAAAATTGATGATCAAGTATTGTTAAAATCTGATGGATTCCCTACTTATCATTTGGCAAATATCGTGGATGACCATTTAATGGGAATTACACATGTTATTAGAGCTGAAGAATGGATTTCATCTACGCCTAAACATATTCAATTATACAAAGCGTTTGGTTGGGATGAGCCAAAATGGTATCACATGCCACTTTTGAGAAATGCGGATAAAACTAAAATTTCTAAGAGAAAAAATCCAGTTTCATTGAACTATTACCAAGAAGAAGGATATTTGAAGGAAGGACTTTTAAATTTCTTGGCTTTAATGGGATGGAGCTTTGGAGAAAATAAAGAAATTTTTACAATTGAAGAAATGATTGAAAACTTTTCGTTTGATAAAATCTCGCTTGGAGGACCTGTATTTGATTTGGTTAAATTAGGTTGGGTAAATAATCATCATATGAGATTGAAAGATTTAGATGAATTGACTAAATTAGCGATTCCATATTTTGTGAAAGCTGGATATTACGCTGACGAAAACTTATCTGATGAAGAATTTTCTAAATTAAGAAGAATTGTAGAAATTTCAAGAGAAGGAGCTCATACTTTGAAAGAATTGCCTGAAATTTCATCAATTTATTTTGAAGATGAGTTTGAATTGCCAATTGTTGAAGAAGGAATGAACAAAAAAGCAAGAAAATCTGTTGAAAGATTGAGAAATTCATTGGAAACAGAAGTTGGTAAAAAATCTATCGAATTATTTGTAGAAAAAATTAATGCTTTAAATGAAGAAATCTCTGAAGAAGAAGCAAAAGAAATTTTACACGGATTGCAAGATGAACTAGGTGAAGGACCAGCAGCAGTATTAATGCCACTTAGAGCAGTTGTTACTGGAAAAGCTAGAGGAGCTGACTTGTATACTGTAATTGCGATTATTGGGAAAGAGAGAACTTTGAAGAGAGTTCAAAATACTTTGAAAAAAATTAAATAG